The following coding sequences are from one Liolophura sinensis isolate JHLJ2023 chromosome 12, CUHK_Ljap_v2, whole genome shotgun sequence window:
- the LOC135479365 gene encoding neuroligin-2-like, which produces MVFIHGESYDSGTGNAYDGSVLASYGRVIVITLNYRLGVLGYLTAGENTNIASGNYALLDIIAALHWVKENIANFTGDAGKVTLFGHGYGAALVNLLLVSPLTKDGKLFQRGILQSGSALSSWAVADDPVKCTRRLAESVNCSQHMNNAQALVSCLRKLSTDDLVQIAPESPKYFNCFAPSVSTRSSVIPNPVELLHKNPNSVFSQGSLMFGLTKNEAVSYFTEEEAEQGLSALRKAQIIRTYVHNTFKYHRQKIYEILDHHYTEWDRSINNLTRRNAVMELLTDGQYVAPLVKVGNYHEGNAGTFFYSFSYSSRGESHRRWSGGVHGEELSYVFGAPLVGGIAPFQVTEYSKPERQLSEAVITYWTNFAKTGDPNLQTLENTVSHIGKPHGKFKHIQWLDYTTQNQTFLQISMRPKLGTHYRGRQLALWLDLIPKLHKPDGADPKQHLLKDYHNMTTFDSPDKLLHVDNFFPPPTTTPDRSVQTAIMGDTEGTTDSLDTGALSGVTRENSKQEVTLSSPTHQSIDGGNSSSAGGFIMGDHSVQVSITIAVGCSLLFLNILIFAGIYYQRERIKKLKKSTAEPEGLRLNRKPEEENGRGNGPETISLLSTPVPGSTQVPHLKGDPDCGCPPPTLKSTSTYVPMHKLPSFSTSQPKPSVTIGPNSRGPPPSRPQSNHRLGTQVSVHTKPIDHMDSNSAVTIV; this is translated from the exons GTTATCTCACTGCTGGAGAGAATACAAACATCGCTTCCGGTAACTATGCCCTGTTAGATATCATTGCCGCTCTTCACTGGGTGAAGGAAAATATTGCCAACTTTACAGGGGATGCCGGGAAGGTCACGTTGTTTGGACACGGTTATGGCGCTGCTTTGGTCAATCTCCTTCTTGTCTCCCCTCTTACAAAAG ATGGCAAACTGTTTCAGAGAGGAATACTTCAGAGTGGTTCGGCGTTAAGCTCGTGGGCTGTGGCTGACGATCCCGTCAAATGCACGAGAAGGTTGGCAGAGTCTGTCAACTGCTCACAACACATGAACAATGCTCAGGCCTTGGTTAGTTGTCTTAGAAAACTGTCCACGGACGACTTGGTGCAGATCGCTCCAGAGTCCCCCAAATATTTCAACTGCTTCGCACCCAGCGTAAGCACGCGAAGCAGCGTGATCCCCAATCCCGTAGAACTCCTTCACAAAAACCCGAACTCGGTATTCAGTCAAGGTTCTTTGATGTTCGGATTGACGAAAAACGAAGCAGTGTCGTATTTCACCGAAGAAGAAGCCGAACAGGGGTTATCAGCTTTGAGAAAAGCTCAAATTATCCGGACGTATGTGCATAACACGTTTAAATACCATCGCCAAAAGATATACGAAATCTTAGACCATCACTACACAGAGTGGGATCGTAGCATTAATAACTTAACACGTCGGAATGCCGTGATGGAGTTGCTTACTGACGGCCAGTATGTAGCTCCCTTGGTTAAAGTGGGAAATTACCACGAGGGCAACGCTGGAACCTTTTTCTACAGCTTTTCCTATTCGTCACGAGGAGAGAGTCATCGCCGCTGGTCTGGAGGCGTTCACGGGGAAGAGTTGTCGTACGTGTTCGGAGCACCCCTAGTGGGTGGCATTGCGCCGTTCCAGGTCACTGAGTATTCCAAACCGGAACGTCAGCTTAGCGAGGCAGTTATCACGTACTGGACGAATTTCGCCAAAACTGG CGATCCAAACCTTCAAACCTTAGAAAACACAGTGTCCCATATTGGGAAACCACATGGAAAGTTCAAGCACATTCAATGGTTGGATTATACCACTCAGAACCAGACCTTCcttcaaatat CTATGAGACCGAAGCTGGGAACGCATTATCGCGGAAGACAGCTGGCTCTGTGGCTGGACCTCATACCGAAGCTTCACAAACCAGACGGCGCTGACCCCAAGCAACACCTGCTGAAGGATTACCATAATATGACCACCTTCGACAGTCCCGATAAACTGCTTCATGTCGACAATTTTTTTCCACCTCCGACAACAACGCCAGACAGATCTGTGCAAACAGCCATAATGGGTGATACTGAAGGCACGACGGATAGTCTGGATACCGGTGCACTCTCCGGTGTCACGCGGGAAAATTCCAAACAGGAAGTGACGTTGTCTTCTCCAACGCACCAATCAATAGATGGCGGAAACTCGAGCTCAGCAGGTGGCTTTATCATGGGAGACCACTCCGTCCAAGTCAGCATTACTATAGCTGTGGGATGTTCTTTGCTCTTCTTAAACATTCTGATATTCGCGGGAATATATTACCAAAGAGAAAGgattaaaaaattgaaaaagtcaACAGCGGAACCGGAAGGGCTACGGTTGAACCGTAAACCGGAAGAGGAGAACGGGCGTGGCAACGGACCGGAAACAATTAGCCTTTTGTCAACGCCTGTTCCCGGTTCCACACAGGTCCCTCATCTTAAGGGGGACCCAGACTGCGGCTGCCCGCCGCCCACTTTAAAATCTACGTCCACATATGTGCCTATGCATAAACTGCCTTCTTTCTCAACAAGTCAGCCTAAACCTTCAGTGACGATAGGACCAAATTCGAGGGGCCCCCCTCCCTCACGGCCCCAGTCAAATCACAGACTTGGAACGCAAGTCAGTGTACATACTAAACCTATAGACCATATGGACAGTAATAGTGCTGTCACTATTGTATAA